A DNA window from uncultured Methanoregula sp. contains the following coding sequences:
- a CDS encoding MEMAR_RS02690 family S-layer glycoprotein, with product MTKRFTIALIALALFVLVAVMPVSASFYNTSYNISQGATVFIGEQGLNVSIAQMGGLYSQGASTTDPSLRGGADATAGTIGWWASAANLQNTNPTTTANLVGQNNSFTVAPNTFVGYTGNWYIVNQSTQRACTPAIFTVADPTLAVKIWDFTQNTDMTGKSVPQGEALGFAIETNMWNALDSRYRTPVWNDMASHGTVGGNTQTDGYLDIKVKDESGTTYTALWNANNVNNVATQAIAITQQNVSAATWKWGLTNAATESNWSTGALVNGQYAYPVGTYTVTAESKLNNMKDNYKNAGADYTGKTVSATQTIQLVSDTLKVEANKDSVVRSKPFSITITGKPNTLYHVWVKGTSTMSGAYDNQPPYINANQDGVKFDPVQFGWDGPLVYAGANSGNSSGGYNYQNAGSTTTRVWDDVAHGTSADAKATLGNGSYVNANVTTSVSGTRTVEFLTNNWTKAQKYTIHVEKWDSANQWKSDEVDVKVEKGAVTIVAAGDQSYYLGEEIKFSGTNTETYKTYLFLIGPNLPTNGANIANTNPRAAPVTDGTASTFQQVDVQGDNTWSWKWGTANYALDAGSYTIYAVSQPKNKENLGAAAFGTVSIVIKKPFVSATASQSTVAQGDKVFITGIAEGQPPKGVQIWVLGKNYPKEAGDVKTEAVNSDGSFKYEITRTTTGAMYAGQYFVVVQHPMQNTIFDVVPAAGTGTDTGKTVVMNMQLGVAGTGTKVFTLLGAGSLQGSDAAEALVQGINDPNVDDTYTKLQFIVETPKITIAPISDKHVGDKFTITATTNLAVDDDVLVQVVSSSFKPTQKSQSGEFSGAGQTIKVKKGDSGLNALSYDVDASAFKPDEYLVTMQGVLVTAASDSALFNVLEGSAPTAVPTVVATTAAPVTTAAPTKAPTTVATPVPTTKSPGYGALIALIGLGAVAFIVVRRH from the coding sequence ATGACTAAGCGATTTACTATCGCACTGATTGCCCTTGCGCTGTTTGTGCTTGTTGCAGTAATGCCGGTATCGGCATCGTTCTACAACACTTCGTACAACATCAGTCAGGGTGCAACAGTGTTTATTGGAGAGCAGGGACTGAATGTCTCTATTGCACAGATGGGCGGATTATATTCTCAGGGTGCATCTACCACCGATCCGTCTCTTAGAGGCGGTGCCGATGCAACAGCCGGTACAATCGGCTGGTGGGCATCTGCAGCAAACCTGCAGAACACCAACCCGACGACCACTGCAAACCTGGTCGGCCAGAACAACTCGTTCACTGTAGCTCCCAACACATTCGTTGGCTACACCGGTAACTGGTATATCGTCAACCAGTCCACGCAGCGTGCATGTACTCCCGCAATCTTCACGGTTGCAGACCCGACCCTGGCTGTCAAGATCTGGGACTTCACCCAGAACACGGACATGACCGGCAAGTCAGTTCCGCAGGGTGAGGCACTTGGTTTCGCAATTGAGACCAACATGTGGAACGCACTTGACAGCAGGTACCGTACACCTGTCTGGAACGACATGGCATCCCACGGCACTGTTGGTGGCAACACCCAGACTGACGGCTACCTTGATATCAAGGTCAAGGACGAGTCCGGAACGACTTACACGGCACTCTGGAATGCAAACAATGTAAACAACGTTGCAACCCAGGCAATTGCGATTACCCAGCAGAACGTATCTGCAGCAACCTGGAAGTGGGGCCTGACCAACGCGGCCACTGAGTCCAACTGGTCAACCGGTGCACTCGTCAACGGTCAGTATGCGTACCCGGTCGGAACCTACACGGTTACCGCTGAGTCCAAGCTGAACAACATGAAGGACAACTACAAGAATGCAGGTGCAGATTACACCGGCAAGACTGTATCCGCAACCCAGACCATCCAGCTCGTCTCCGACACGCTGAAGGTTGAGGCCAACAAGGATTCCGTTGTCCGCAGCAAGCCGTTCTCGATCACCATCACCGGCAAGCCCAACACCCTCTACCACGTATGGGTCAAGGGAACCAGCACCATGAGCGGTGCTTACGACAACCAGCCCCCGTACATCAACGCGAATCAGGATGGCGTCAAGTTTGACCCAGTACAGTTTGGATGGGATGGCCCCCTGGTATATGCAGGTGCAAATTCAGGTAACTCCTCTGGTGGGTACAACTACCAGAATGCAGGTTCCACGACTACCAGAGTCTGGGATGATGTAGCACACGGCACCTCCGCCGATGCCAAAGCAACCCTCGGCAACGGTTCGTACGTGAACGCCAACGTCACCACGTCTGTATCCGGAACCAGGACTGTCGAGTTCCTTACCAACAACTGGACCAAGGCACAGAAGTACACGATCCATGTTGAGAAGTGGGACTCAGCCAACCAGTGGAAGAGCGACGAGGTTGATGTGAAGGTCGAGAAGGGCGCAGTCACCATCGTGGCAGCCGGCGACCAGAGCTACTACCTTGGAGAAGAGATCAAGTTCTCCGGTACTAACACTGAAACCTACAAGACGTACCTGTTCCTCATTGGACCCAACCTGCCGACCAACGGTGCAAACATTGCAAACACCAACCCGAGAGCTGCCCCTGTAACTGACGGCACCGCCAGCACGTTCCAGCAGGTAGATGTTCAGGGTGACAACACCTGGTCCTGGAAGTGGGGAACTGCAAACTATGCACTTGATGCAGGTTCGTACACCATCTATGCAGTAAGCCAGCCCAAGAACAAGGAGAATCTTGGTGCAGCAGCATTCGGCACTGTCTCGATCGTCATCAAGAAGCCGTTCGTTTCAGCAACCGCATCCCAGTCAACTGTAGCACAGGGTGACAAGGTATTCATCACCGGTATTGCAGAAGGCCAGCCCCCGAAGGGTGTCCAGATCTGGGTCCTTGGTAAGAACTACCCCAAGGAAGCAGGCGATGTCAAGACTGAAGCAGTCAACTCTGACGGCTCGTTCAAGTACGAGATCACCCGGACAACCACCGGCGCAATGTATGCAGGTCAGTACTTCGTCGTTGTCCAGCACCCGATGCAGAACACCATCTTCGATGTTGTTCCCGCAGCAGGAACCGGCACTGATACAGGTAAGACTGTTGTCATGAACATGCAGCTCGGCGTAGCCGGTACTGGAACCAAGGTCTTCACGCTCCTCGGAGCAGGAAGCCTCCAGGGCTCCGATGCAGCTGAGGCACTTGTCCAGGGAATCAACGACCCCAACGTCGATGATACCTACACCAAGCTCCAGTTCATTGTTGAGACCCCCAAGATCACCATCGCACCGATCAGCGACAAGCACGTCGGCGACAAGTTCACCATCACTGCAACCACCAACCTTGCAGTAGATGACGACGTACTCGTCCAGGTCGTTTCATCATCATTCAAACCGACCCAGAAGTCCCAGAGCGGTGAGTTCAGCGGCGCCGGCCAGACCATCAAGGTCAAGAAGGGCGACAGCGGCCTGAACGCGCTCTCGTACGATGTTGATGCATCCGCATTCAAACCCGACGAGTACCTTGTCACCATGCAGGGAGTACTCGTAACTGCAGCCAGCGACTCTGCACTGTTCAACGTCCTTGAAGGATCTGCCCCAACCGCAGTCCCGACCGTCGTTGCAACCACTGCAGCACCTGTCACCACTGCAGCACCCACCAAGGCACCCACCACCGTTGCAACCCCGGTCCCGACCACCAAGTCGCCCGGCTACGGTGCACTGATTGCCCTGATTGGTCTCGGTGCAGTTGCATTCATCGTCGTGCGCAGGCACTAA
- a CDS encoding thymidylate synthase, protein MRIIRAPSIGKAHELVVTMILEKGWLLRTEDAEATVEFEEIALQVDTPLAEPMTSPNSRFQQRFVEQYAKDLLQGSHASFEYDYHGRLFDWGERLVSEGQPVHVDQIAYIVDKLKSSPETRRAIAITWNPVIDEKLDDCPCLQLVQCVIRDGKLDMRVIFRSNDMLTAAGANMYALVQLQKSIADQLGLPCGTYTHISLVPHIYYIRDVHDIEPFCGKGSLIQPIREVCLACKRCDRAKSV, encoded by the coding sequence ATGAGAATCATCCGGGCACCCAGTATCGGGAAGGCACACGAGCTGGTCGTCACAATGATCCTTGAGAAAGGCTGGCTCCTCCGGACCGAAGATGCTGAAGCCACGGTGGAATTCGAAGAGATAGCATTGCAGGTCGATACCCCTCTGGCTGAGCCGATGACAAGCCCGAACTCCAGGTTCCAGCAGAGATTTGTCGAACAGTACGCAAAAGACCTGTTGCAGGGTTCGCACGCTTCCTTTGAATACGACTATCACGGGCGGCTATTCGACTGGGGTGAACGGCTGGTGTCAGAAGGCCAGCCGGTCCATGTCGACCAGATCGCCTATATTGTCGATAAGCTCAAGTCCTCACCGGAGACCCGGCGGGCCATTGCCATCACATGGAATCCGGTCATTGATGAAAAACTCGACGACTGTCCCTGCCTCCAGCTGGTCCAGTGCGTTATCCGCGATGGCAAACTGGATATGCGGGTGATCTTCCGGTCAAACGATATGCTGACCGCAGCCGGAGCCAACATGTATGCACTGGTCCAGCTCCAGAAGTCTATCGCCGACCAGCTGGGTCTTCCCTGCGGCACCTATACCCACATCTCCCTTGTTCCCCACATTTATTATATCCGGGATGTCCACGACATCGAGCCGTTCTGCGGCAAAGGATCCCTGATCCAGCCAATCCGGGAAGTCTGCCTTGCCTGCAAACGATGTGACCGGGCCAAATCGGTCTGA
- a CDS encoding DUF1614 domain-containing protein, translating into MGDGIRVYTGAGALPIFLLILLVILVIVLIPLLLLGIIGAAFTRLGFSWVAAIAVVLLMLVGSFVNIPVYRMKRDMIRVSGETPVGFDIPTPFMSQQVWETRIAVNLGGAIIPVCIAIYLLYQAIPAVGNSLLPQAALCIAAVAGVSFVSTRMITGYGLRVSLLIPALTALLVSILIAGGTGLAAAVIACAGGILGTLIGGNLAHLVRIKEIEIPQVSIGGAGTFGAVFLCCILPALIA; encoded by the coding sequence ATGGGTGACGGGATCCGGGTGTATACCGGGGCGGGAGCTCTTCCGATATTTTTGCTTATTCTCCTGGTCATTCTCGTAATTGTCCTGATCCCGCTCCTTCTCCTGGGGATTATCGGTGCGGCATTCACAAGGCTCGGTTTTTCCTGGGTGGCAGCGATAGCGGTTGTCCTTTTGATGCTGGTCGGGAGTTTTGTTAATATTCCGGTCTACCGGATGAAGCGCGATATGATCCGGGTCTCCGGAGAAACTCCCGTCGGGTTCGATATCCCGACACCTTTCATGTCGCAGCAGGTCTGGGAAACCCGGATCGCGGTTAATCTCGGGGGTGCGATCATTCCCGTCTGTATCGCAATCTACCTGTTATATCAGGCAATCCCGGCTGTCGGCAACTCCCTCCTCCCGCAGGCGGCACTCTGCATTGCGGCAGTTGCCGGTGTATCGTTCGTCTCAACCCGGATGATCACCGGATATGGTCTCCGCGTCTCCCTGCTCATCCCGGCGCTGACGGCACTTCTTGTCTCGATCCTCATAGCCGGCGGAACCGGACTTGCAGCAGCCGTGATTGCATGTGCCGGTGGGATCCTTGGGACCCTGATCGGCGGGAACCTGGCTCATCTCGTCAGGATAAAAGAGATTGAAATCCCCCAGGTTAGTATCGGGGGTGCGGGCACCTTTGGCGCGGTTTTTCTCTGCTGCATCCTGCCGGCACTGATTGCGTAA
- a CDS encoding fibrillarin-like rRNA/tRNA 2'-O-methyltransferase codes for MIRIGDVLVSRGEGGVYGERMLAGARVWDPYRSKLAALYYVGTGVELTPGMRVLYLGAANGTTVSHVADYTEVVYAVEFAPHPMQDMLEVARRRKNIVPIMADACQPEQYAPLVEAVDLLYQDVAQPDQAEIAIRNCAFLKEGGTLILMLKTRSVDIRKTPGEVFQDTIAILESAGLSVMEQVWLTPYHQDHAAIVCTKPGAGRKGGVNNG; via the coding sequence ATGATCCGGATCGGTGACGTTCTGGTATCCCGTGGCGAGGGGGGCGTCTATGGCGAGCGCATGCTCGCAGGCGCCCGGGTCTGGGATCCGTACCGGAGCAAGCTTGCAGCATTGTACTATGTCGGCACCGGTGTGGAACTGACACCGGGGATGCGGGTTCTCTATCTCGGAGCAGCGAATGGTACGACCGTCTCTCACGTTGCGGATTACACGGAAGTGGTCTATGCGGTGGAATTCGCCCCGCACCCCATGCAGGATATGCTGGAAGTGGCCCGTCGGCGTAAAAACATCGTGCCGATCATGGCCGATGCATGCCAGCCGGAGCAGTATGCCCCTCTCGTGGAAGCTGTTGACCTGCTCTACCAGGATGTAGCCCAGCCAGACCAGGCGGAAATTGCGATCAGGAACTGCGCGTTCCTCAAAGAAGGGGGAACGCTGATCCTCATGCTCAAGACGCGGAGTGTCGATATACGAAAAACTCCCGGTGAGGTATTCCAGGATACCATTGCAATCCTCGAATCAGCAGGTCTTTCCGTCATGGAGCAGGTCTGGCTGACCCCGTATCACCAGGATCATGCAGCTATAGTCTGTACAAAACCCGGGGCGGGACGCAAGGGAGGGGTGAACAATGGGTGA
- a CDS encoding NOP5/NOP56 family protein produces MRSYWFGDLEDGVCTPFLRDVPLRADRVAALRTNLEDFVPLAWEDARECGICTSREDYLSALREVCFFAAEQEIRDRYAVKDAELLQMVRTLDEMDDVINLLSERVAEWHQVRHPTFSRKYRKTPAHVLIKTIAMKGRGALGRTAGQIEQLAGARTDLAREVSDRANRVMPNTSALIGGLVAARLMAQAGGLLPLSRLPASVIQVLGARTALFAHLRTKSPSPKHGIIFQHRRVHNAPREVRGKVARVLAGKLAIAARLDYFRGVAVPEFLEKAQVRIDAVGTITPGKEQP; encoded by the coding sequence ATGCGGTCCTACTGGTTCGGCGATCTGGAAGATGGTGTCTGCACGCCCTTTTTAAGAGATGTTCCGTTGCGGGCGGATCGGGTCGCGGCTCTCCGTACGAACCTTGAGGACTTTGTCCCTCTTGCCTGGGAGGATGCCCGGGAATGCGGGATCTGCACCAGCCGGGAAGACTACCTCTCTGCTTTGCGGGAAGTCTGTTTTTTTGCAGCAGAGCAGGAGATCCGGGACCGGTACGCCGTCAAGGATGCCGAGCTCCTCCAGATGGTCCGGACTCTGGACGAGATGGACGATGTCATCAACCTGCTCTCCGAGCGGGTTGCGGAATGGCACCAGGTGCGGCACCCCACCTTCTCCCGGAAATACCGGAAAACCCCGGCCCATGTCCTCATCAAAACCATCGCCATGAAAGGGCGCGGAGCCCTCGGCAGGACTGCCGGCCAGATCGAACAACTGGCCGGTGCGAGGACCGACCTTGCCCGGGAGGTCTCCGACCGGGCAAACCGGGTGATGCCCAACACCAGTGCACTGATTGGAGGACTTGTTGCGGCCCGGCTCATGGCTCAGGCCGGCGGTCTTCTCCCGCTCTCCCGGCTCCCGGCAAGCGTGATCCAGGTACTGGGCGCCAGAACAGCGCTTTTTGCCCACCTGAGGACAAAGTCCCCGTCTCCCAAGCACGGGATCATCTTCCAGCACCGGCGGGTCCATAATGCACCCCGCGAGGTTCGCGGGAAGGTAGCCCGGGTTCTTGCAGGAAAACTGGCAATCGCTGCCCGGCTCGATTACTTCCGTGGCGTGGCAGTACCGGAATTCCTTGAAAAAGCCCAGGTGAGGATTGATGCTGTGGGAACCATCACACCGGGAAAGGAGCAGCCATGA
- a CDS encoding tripartite tricarboxylate transporter permease, with product MIELLLGTLIGVALGTVSGIIPGVHANTLAGVLLSLQLALLAFLGPLALAGAMFAALITHTFVDAIPSTFLGIPDADTSLSVLPAHALCMEGNGEEAVRIAALGSACAMVIAVPLSILCFFALPALQPYFDWWIGILLVASVGYMIVTSEAPGWAFAVFLVSGLLGTFALHYAFLGWHTLAGGSAILMPLLTGLFGISVLLTASRGTLPEQNFQGLRVDDRTVVKCSVLGTFAGVAVGWLPGLSTASANGVLASLIGYEKDRRAYILATNAANTANAFIGLTALFALSRMRNGVMVALSELPLPTMSELMVVGVLAACAAYLITIGLSRSAHRLRGIDSRLMNRGVIAFVVCLSFLLTGPFGMAILLLAIAVGLVPHLVNIPRVYCMGAIMVPVMIWSFGFAAI from the coding sequence ATGATCGAGCTCCTGCTTGGAACGCTCATCGGCGTGGCGCTGGGTACGGTCAGCGGGATTATCCCCGGTGTCCATGCAAACACGCTTGCCGGGGTTCTCTTGAGTCTCCAGCTTGCGCTCCTCGCGTTTCTCGGTCCCCTGGCCCTTGCCGGGGCAATGTTTGCTGCCCTGATTACCCACACGTTCGTGGATGCCATCCCAAGTACGTTTCTCGGGATACCCGATGCCGACACCTCCCTGTCAGTACTGCCTGCCCATGCGCTCTGCATGGAAGGCAATGGTGAGGAAGCGGTCCGGATCGCCGCGCTCGGCAGCGCCTGCGCCATGGTGATTGCCGTCCCGCTCTCGATCCTCTGCTTTTTTGCCCTCCCGGCTCTCCAGCCCTATTTTGACTGGTGGATCGGCATCCTGCTCGTTGCGTCGGTGGGTTACATGATTGTCACCAGTGAAGCCCCCGGCTGGGCATTTGCGGTTTTCCTGGTATCAGGTCTGCTGGGTACTTTTGCCCTCCACTATGCGTTCCTTGGCTGGCACACCCTTGCAGGGGGAAGTGCGATCCTCATGCCGCTCCTTACCGGGCTGTTTGGGATCTCCGTCCTCCTCACCGCGTCGCGGGGAACCCTGCCGGAGCAGAACTTTCAGGGATTGCGGGTTGATGACCGGACCGTGGTGAAATGTTCGGTCCTGGGAACGTTCGCCGGTGTTGCCGTGGGATGGCTTCCGGGTCTCTCGACCGCCTCGGCAAATGGTGTGCTGGCCTCGTTAATCGGGTACGAGAAGGATCGCCGGGCCTACATTCTTGCAACGAACGCGGCAAACACCGCCAACGCGTTCATCGGCCTTACTGCCCTCTTTGCTCTCTCCCGGATGCGCAACGGGGTTATGGTCGCCCTGTCGGAACTTCCCCTGCCAACGATGAGCGAGCTGATGGTTGTAGGCGTCCTGGCCGCCTGTGCTGCGTATCTCATCACGATCGGCCTCTCCCGCTCTGCCCACCGCCTTCGCGGGATCGACAGCCGGCTGATGAACCGGGGCGTGATCGCGTTTGTTGTCTGCCTCAGTTTTCTCCTCACCGGCCCGTTCGGGATGGCCATCCTTCTCCTGGCGATTGCGGTCGGCCTCGTTCCCCATCTCGTGAATATTCCGCGGGTCTATTGTATGGGAGCTATCATGGTTCCGGTCATGATCTGGTCGTTTGGTTTTGCCGCGATCTAA
- a CDS encoding uroporphyrinogen-III synthase: protein MKIAITRLAGKEASDAARCADFGHSCYSVHPLRSEVREDAITAFLAEAEREAFDAVFFTSALPAKLIGPRMRSVKGTRIIAIGPQTAKELREHGIEAETLPGFYSKDFVPYLGTWIAGKRIGIPRAAVPNPALLDAIAAAGGIVREFPCYGLEPTGETLDLDTADAILFTSAMSFAKAVWTPRPDLLVMAIGEITAGGMQKAGTNPVVVGDGSLEGTLTALNTYLAGRER, encoded by the coding sequence ATGAAGATCGCAATCACGAGGTTAGCTGGAAAGGAGGCGAGCGATGCCGCGCGGTGCGCGGATTTCGGACACTCGTGTTACAGCGTCCACCCGCTCCGGTCGGAGGTCCGGGAGGACGCAATTACGGCCTTCCTGGCAGAAGCAGAGCGGGAGGCCTTCGATGCAGTCTTTTTCACGAGCGCACTGCCGGCAAAACTGATAGGGCCGAGGATGAGATCGGTAAAAGGGACCCGCATCATCGCCATCGGGCCCCAGACGGCAAAGGAACTCCGGGAGCATGGGATTGAGGCCGAGACCCTCCCGGGCTTCTATTCAAAGGATTTCGTACCCTACCTGGGAACCTGGATTGCCGGCAAACGGATCGGTATTCCCCGGGCAGCGGTCCCGAACCCGGCCCTTCTCGATGCCATTGCCGCGGCCGGGGGTATTGTCCGCGAGTTCCCGTGCTATGGCCTCGAGCCCACCGGTGAAACCCTGGATCTTGATACTGCCGACGCGATCCTCTTCACGAGCGCGATGTCGTTTGCAAAGGCCGTCTGGACCCCGCGCCCGGATCTTCTGGTGATGGCAATCGGGGAGATAACGGCCGGTGGTATGCAGAAGGCAGGAACGAACCCGGTCGTGGTGGGGGACGGTTCGCTGGAAGGTACACTTACGGCGCTCAATACCTATCTCGCAGGAAGGGAGAGATGA
- a CDS encoding RNA-guided pseudouridylation complex pseudouridine synthase subunit Cbf5: MTDAVDPKEPEKVHLWSGSGIIVLDKPRGPSSHEVAAWVGNMLGCPVGHSGTLDPQVSGLLLIMLGNAVRLAPLLLQHDKEYVCLMRLHGDATPERIREVGTEFTGRLYQRPPRKSAVKRNLRIRTIQELEILGIDGRLVLFRARCDAGTYIRSLCHHMGLALGVGAHMIELRRTRSGTFGEGDLHTLHEVQDAAVAAQAGDRSALVSLILPVDRAVPDIPAIVIRDTAIDAVCHGAVLAGPGILTHAPFEKGQTVALLSQKNEFVALGRALVPSAGFEPGKTGLVIAPTAVFLAPGTYPRGWEKSDKPVMPREKRPKRPQSSGPAKTADKMPGSFQKRRPDGNQGNRFWRKR, encoded by the coding sequence ATGACCGATGCTGTTGATCCAAAAGAGCCGGAAAAAGTTCACCTGTGGAGCGGGTCCGGGATCATTGTGCTCGACAAACCCCGGGGCCCGTCCAGCCATGAAGTGGCGGCCTGGGTGGGGAATATGCTGGGCTGCCCGGTGGGGCACTCCGGTACCCTCGACCCGCAGGTCTCCGGCCTCCTCCTGATCATGCTCGGAAACGCGGTGCGCCTTGCCCCGCTCCTCCTCCAGCATGACAAGGAATATGTCTGCCTGATGCGCCTCCACGGAGATGCAACCCCCGAGCGCATCCGCGAGGTGGGCACAGAGTTCACCGGCCGCCTGTACCAGCGCCCGCCCCGCAAAAGTGCCGTGAAGCGCAACCTTCGTATCAGGACCATCCAGGAACTGGAGATTCTCGGCATCGATGGCCGGCTCGTCCTCTTCCGGGCCCGGTGCGATGCCGGCACGTACATCCGGTCGCTCTGCCACCACATGGGGCTCGCCCTCGGGGTCGGAGCGCACATGATCGAACTCCGCCGGACCCGCTCCGGCACATTCGGGGAAGGCGACCTGCACACCCTGCACGAGGTGCAGGACGCAGCCGTTGCCGCGCAGGCGGGAGACCGCAGCGCGCTCGTCTCCCTGATCCTCCCGGTGGACCGGGCGGTTCCCGATATACCGGCCATTGTCATCCGCGATACGGCGATCGATGCAGTCTGCCACGGGGCCGTGCTTGCCGGCCCGGGCATCCTTACCCATGCGCCGTTCGAGAAAGGCCAGACCGTTGCTCTTCTCTCGCAGAAAAACGAGTTTGTCGCGCTCGGCCGGGCACTCGTGCCCTCCGCGGGATTCGAACCGGGGAAGACCGGCCTTGTCATAGCACCGACCGCAGTATTTCTCGCACCGGGAACCTACCCACGGGGCTGGGAGAAATCGGATAAGCCTGTTATGCCCCGCGAGAAGAGACCAAAGAGACCTCAGTCTTCGGGCCCGGCAAAGACCGCTGACAAAATGCCGGGGTCGTTCCAGAAGAGAAGACCGGATGGGAATCAGGGCAACCGGTTCTGGAGAAAGAGATAG
- a CDS encoding site-specific DNA-methyltransferase, whose amino-acid sequence MRRRTTAPELDRIHEGDALDLLPTVPSGTIDLIVTDPPFAIDFKAHRLNYNRKGSNVIEGYREIPGDEYALFTRTWMAEAARVLSPSGSMYVFSGWNRLKDILEGLDAAGLTTVNHLIWKYQFGVFTKKKYVTSHYHILFVVKDPKHYTFNKIDHYPEDVWVISREYWKGRKKTPTKLPSELVRKILLYSSNPGDLVLDPFLGSGTVAVVAEQEGRHFLGFEVVPDYCAFARASLDKTNGRH is encoded by the coding sequence ATGAGGCGGAGGACGACCGCGCCCGAATTGGATCGGATCCACGAAGGGGATGCGCTCGACCTCCTGCCAACGGTCCCTTCGGGAACCATAGACCTGATCGTCACCGATCCCCCGTTTGCCATCGACTTCAAAGCACACCGGCTCAACTATAACCGGAAAGGATCGAATGTCATCGAGGGCTACCGGGAGATCCCGGGAGATGAGTATGCGTTGTTCACCCGCACCTGGATGGCCGAGGCGGCCCGGGTACTCTCTCCTTCGGGGAGCATGTACGTCTTCTCCGGCTGGAACCGGCTCAAGGACATTCTCGAAGGGCTGGACGCAGCCGGGCTCACGACGGTCAACCACCTGATCTGGAAATACCAGTTCGGGGTATTCACGAAGAAGAAATACGTCACCAGCCACTACCACATCCTGTTTGTGGTAAAAGATCCCAAGCATTACACGTTCAACAAGATCGATCATTACCCTGAGGATGTCTGGGTGATCAGCCGGGAGTACTGGAAAGGGCGGAAGAAGACGCCGACCAAACTCCCCTCGGAACTGGTACGGAAAATTCTCCTCTATTCCAGCAATCCCGGCGACCTGGTGCTCGATCCGTTCCTTGGTTCCGGGACCGTAGCGGTTGTTGCAGAGCAGGAAGGCCGCCATTTCCTCGGGTTTGAGGTGGTCCCTGATTATTGTGCGTTTGCCCGGGCCTCCCTGGACAAGACAAATGGCAGGCACTGA
- a CDS encoding indolepyruvate oxidoreductase subunit beta, with product MSGSFDILIVGIGGQGTILASNILGEACLIEGRTIRGAETHGMAQRGGSVESHIRIDGKHGPLIAPGQADLLISFDLLEALRYSHYLKPGKTMVINRDMVHPTSVFTHKLTVPSEEEVIAVLKKYDLRLIDAEELATAAGSPLSQNVVMLGAASSVIPLKPDSLLEAVKRLVPKKTVEINARAFEMGRNACGKN from the coding sequence ATGAGCGGCAGTTTCGATATCCTGATCGTGGGCATAGGCGGGCAGGGAACGATCCTTGCCTCCAATATCCTTGGAGAAGCCTGCCTCATCGAGGGCAGGACTATCCGGGGAGCCGAGACTCACGGCATGGCCCAGCGCGGCGGCTCGGTGGAGAGCCATATCAGGATCGACGGGAAGCACGGGCCGCTGATCGCCCCCGGGCAGGCAGATCTCCTCATATCGTTCGATCTCCTCGAAGCGCTCCGGTACTCGCATTACCTGAAACCGGGAAAGACGATGGTCATCAACCGGGACATGGTTCACCCGACATCGGTTTTCACCCACAAGCTCACCGTCCCCAGCGAGGAAGAGGTAATTGCGGTCCTCAAGAAGTATGATCTCCGCCTCATTGATGCCGAAGAACTGGCAACAGCTGCGGGGAGCCCGCTCTCCCAGAATGTCGTGATGCTCGGGGCTGCAAGCAGCGTTATCCCCCTGAAACCTGATTCTCTCCTCGAGGCGGTAAAACGCCTTGTCCCAAAAAAGACCGTGGAGATCAATGCCAGGGCATTCGAGATGGGCAGAAACGCCTGCGGGAAGAACTGA